One genomic window of Salmo salar chromosome ssa12, Ssal_v3.1, whole genome shotgun sequence includes the following:
- the nkx23 gene encoding Homeobox protein Nkx-2.3 — protein MLLSGFHFLDAREQDFDGMMLPSPLTSTPFSVKDILKLEQLEQQQQRQRSQQHQSRHLDPQQIQHLSHTQQHLAHPDSTQQQQTQSQHFQAPPSCMLASAVDSPPFSDGEDNMAYLSSLAPQDGHGEASLSPEMFVHPGLGHLTDPKLEVDLEDQENKICGVVSKPLEGEDSGQGDSDRPAKQRTRRKPRVLFSQVQVFELERRFKQQRYLSAPEREHLASTLKLTSTQVKIWFQNRRYKCKRQRQDKSLELAGHHHPPPPRRVAVPVLVRDGKPCLGGTQNYNAPYGSNPYSYNGYPAYTYNNPAYNSNYSCTYTSIPTLPPTTTANPFMAMNLGSIGGLSASPQPQTHQGAAVTTCQGSLQGIRAW, from the exons ATGTTACTCAGCGGGTTCCATTTCCTTGATGCGCGCGAGCAGGACTTCGATGGCATGATGCTCCCGAGCCCGCTCACTTCCACGCCGTTCTCAGTCAAGGATATTCTGAAACTCGAACAgctagagcagcagcagcagaggcagCGATCTCAACAGCACCAATCTCGACATCTGGACCCGCAACAGATCCAACACCTGTCCCACACCCAACAACACTTAGCACACCCGGACTCGACCCAGCAACAGCAGACCCAGTCCCAGCACTTCCAGGCGCCACCGTCCTGTATGCTTGCTTCAGCGGTCGACAGCCCTCCGTTCTCGGACGGGGAAGACAACATGGCTTACCTGAGTTCTCTGGCGCCTCAGGACGGGCATGGAGAGGCCAGTCTGTCCCCGGAGATGTTCGTCCATCCCGGGCTGGGCCACCTGACCGACCCGAAGCTGGAGGTAGACCTGGAGGATCAGGAAAACA AGATCTGTGGCGTGGTGTCCAAGCCGCTGGAGGGAGAGGACAGCGGCCAGGGGGACTCGGATCGGCCGGCCAAGCAGAGAACCAGACGGAAACCCCGGGTCCTCTTCTCCCAAGTCCAGGTGTTCGAGTTAGAGCGGCGCTTCAAGCAGCAGCGGTACCTGTCCGCTCCTGAACGAGAACACCTGGCGAGCACTCTCAAACTCACCTCCACGCAGGTCAAAATCTGGTTCCAGAACCGACGGTACAAGTGTAAGCGGCAGCGGCAGGACAAGTCCCTGGAGCTGGCAGGACACCACCACCCTCCCCCGCCAAGACGAGTCGCGGTGCCGGTCCTGGTCCGGGATGGGAAGCCCTGTCTGGGCGGGACTCAGAACTACAATGCTCCGTACGGGTCGAACCCCTATAGTTACAACGGATACCCGGCCTACACGTACAACAACCCGGCATACAACAGCAACTACAGCTGTACTTACACCAGTATCCCCACTCTCCCCCCAACCACCACGGCTAACCCCTTCATGGCCATGAACTTGGGGAGCATTGGGGGGCTTAGCGCCTCTCCCCAGCCCCAAACGCACCAAGGGGCAGCGGTCACGACATGTCAGGGCTCACTGCAAGGGATCCGGGCCTGGTAG